From a region of the Tamandua tetradactyla isolate mTamTet1 chromosome 10, mTamTet1.pri, whole genome shotgun sequence genome:
- the LOC143648536 gene encoding uncharacterized protein LOC143648536, producing the protein MSARLTLSASLAARPLATALLPPPPSPPWPSPSPRRSTPFSSSAKFLNPFFPLPPIVTGAEACRPGPGSSQDLRNPSVLFSFLPSYGWPSRGSRAGRQREDRVCRKRSYPQRSANI; encoded by the exons ATGTCTGCGAGGCTGACTTTGAGCGCCTCGCTCGCTGCCCGCCCGCTCGCAACCGCGCTCCTCCCTCCGCCGCCGAGTCCGCCGTGGCCCAGTCCCTCCCCTCGCCGCTCCACGCCATTCAGCTCTTCAGCCAAGTTTCTTAaccctttttttcccctccctcccattgtCACCGGGGCAGAAGCTTGCCGCCCAGGTCCAGGCAGCTCGCAGGATCTTAGGAAcccctctgttttgttttcttttctcccgTCTTATGGATGGCCGAGCCGGGGCTCCAGAGCCGGGAGACAGCGGGAGGATCGCGTCTGCCGGAAGAG atCTTATCCTCAACGCTCCGCAAACATCTAA